From one Esox lucius isolate fEsoLuc1 chromosome 11, fEsoLuc1.pri, whole genome shotgun sequence genomic stretch:
- the polr3k gene encoding DNA-directed RNA polymerase III subunit RPC10 has protein sequence MLLFCPTCGNVLIVEEGQKCYRFACNTCPYVHNITRKVNNRKYPKLKEVDDVLGGAAAWENVDSTPEKCPKCEHPRAYFMQIQTRSADEPMTTFYKCCNHECGHRWRD, from the exons ATGCTTctgttttgtccaacatgtggGAATGTGTTGATTGTAGAGGAAGGACAGAAGTGCTACCGTTTCGCCTGCAACACATGCCCTTACGTACATAACATAACTAGGAAG GTTAACAACAGGAAGTATCCCAAACTGAAAGAGGTTGATGACGTGCTTGGTGGAGCTGCAGCCTGGGAAAATGTGGATTCCACACCAG AAAAATGTCCCAAATGTGAGCACCCAAGAGCGTACTTCATGCAGATTCAGACGAGATCAGCCGACGAACCAATGACAACATTCTACAAATGCTGCAATCATGAGTGTGGACACCGCTGGAGAGACTAA